One Hydrogenispora ethanolica genomic region harbors:
- a CDS encoding ribonuclease H-like YkuK family protein: MHFINPTKGRLSFEQVFREIAAYIQEDAESRYKLIVGTDSMLREEVCYVTAIIILREGKGGRFFYAKEKERATLSLKQRIFYETSKSLGIAAKLAEKLTSRGMHDLDIEIHLDVGEQGKTKEIIREVVGMVTGSGFDAIIKPDSYGASKVADKYTK, from the coding sequence ATGCATTTTATCAACCCGACCAAGGGCAGGCTCAGTTTCGAACAGGTTTTCCGGGAAATCGCTGCGTATATTCAAGAGGATGCCGAAAGCCGCTACAAGTTGATCGTGGGAACCGATTCGATGCTGCGGGAAGAGGTCTGTTATGTCACGGCCATTATCATCCTGAGAGAAGGCAAAGGCGGCCGGTTTTTTTATGCCAAGGAGAAGGAACGGGCCACCCTCAGCCTCAAACAGCGGATCTTCTACGAGACCTCCAAAAGCCTGGGCATCGCCGCCAAACTGGCTGAAAAGCTGACCTCCCGGGGCATGCACGATCTGGACATCGAGATTCACCTGGACGTCGGCGAGCAGGGCAAAACCAAGGAGATCATCCGCGAAGTGGTGGGCATGGTCACGGGAAGCGGTTTTGACGCGATCATCAAGCCGGACTCCTACGGCGCCTCCAAGGTCGCCGACAAGTATACCAAGTGA
- a CDS encoding Veg family protein, producing the protein MNHLEEVGVLDRIREDLGGFVGEAIRIRANRGRKKIFEVEGVLEQTYPKVFVVRFKERQIERRVSYSYADLLTQAVELTVGENRIGTSPQP; encoded by the coding sequence GTGAACCATTTGGAGGAGGTCGGTGTTCTCGATCGCATTCGGGAAGACTTAGGCGGATTCGTTGGTGAAGCGATCCGAATCCGGGCCAACCGCGGCCGGAAGAAGATCTTTGAAGTGGAAGGAGTACTCGAGCAGACTTATCCGAAGGTTTTCGTCGTACGCTTCAAAGAACGTCAAATCGAGCGGAGAGTTTCGTACAGTTACGCGGACCTGTTGACTCAGGCAGTCGAGTTGACGGTCGGCGAGAACCGCATCGGAACCTCGCCCCAACCATAG